In Columba livia isolate bColLiv1 breed racing homer chromosome Z, bColLiv1.pat.W.v2, whole genome shotgun sequence, one DNA window encodes the following:
- the LOC135577443 gene encoding sperm-associated antigen 4 protein-like, whose translation MLAGALAGVCCGSLMLMLRLWTQDAPQVLLGQPAADLLSLRNTMALGGEQSQEMKQLRDELVRLAAEISATMKEVQQMRDAMSATTQLSDWALKSAGAAIDLQRSSSRCTGFSSVFWFLCDPPELGTFVQSDTSPGYCWPFQGSQSEVLIRLPMPIQPTTVTIQHTSKAASPLGTVSSAPRDFTVSGLAEEGKEETLLGTFTYNVQKEPTQTFPLQNGNPRAFQLLKLGIRSNWGKRGYTCIYRVQVHGKIVGASAVHQTHVDTLPE comes from the exons CTGGTGTTTGCTGCGGGAGCTTGATGCTCATGTTGAGGCTGTGGACACAGGACGCGCCGCAG gtgctgctggggcagcctgcCGCCGACCTGCTCTCCCTGCG GAACACGATGGCTCTGGGCGGGGAACAATCCCAAGAGATGAAACAGCTGAGAGATGAGCTGGTGCGCCTGGCTGCAGAGATCAGCGCTACCATGAAG GAAGTTCAGCAAATGAGAGACGCAATGTCTGCAACCACGCAGTTGTCTGACTGGGCTCTGAAAAGTGCAG GGGCTGCCATTGACCTGCAGAGATCGTCCAGCAGATGCACAGGGTTCAGCAGTGTCTTTTGGTTCCTGTGTGATCCACCAGAGCTGGGTACCTTTGTGCAG TCGGATACATCCCCGGGATACTGCTGGCCTTTCCAAGGGTCTCAGAGCGAGGTGCTAATCCGGTTGCCCATGCCAATACAACCGACGACCGTCACCATCCAGCACACCTCAAAGGCAGCCTCTCCGCTGGGCACCGTCAGCAGCGCCCCCCGAGATTTCACTGTCTCT GGACTGGCTGAGGAAGGCAAAGAGGAAACTCTGCTGGGGACCTTCACTTACAACGTGCAGAAAGAACCGACCCAGACCTTCCCTCTGCAG AATGGGAACCCCAGAGCCTTCCAGCTTTTGAAGCTCGGCATACGGAGCAACTGGGGAAAACGAGGATACACCTGCATTTATCGAGTGCAGGTGCACGGGAAGATCGTGGGAGCAAGTGCTGTCCACCAGACACATGTGGACACCTTGCCTGAATAG